The genomic DNA GCttgctgggcacctggcagccagccgaGGTTAACCCACCACATCAGCAGAGGTTGGGCACCTGCCGCCTCCcggctctctgcagcctggtgtAAGCCAGGCACCTTCTTGCCACCCTGCTATGCTCACGTCCCCAGACAGTTAATGGCTGCCGCATCCAGCCCCcgttcttccttctctcagcgtatttacaggcagcttttcaaaaccagaaagatttaTTGGCATCTTTGCCCGGGGTAAGTGTCCCGGAGGGAACGGTCTCTGGTGAAGAGGGTGGGCGGCCGTTGCCCAGGTGGTAACGCAGCCTCTGTCACAAGCCTCCTTGCAGCGAGAGGCCTCTTTGGCCACCTCGCGCTCTCTCTTTGGcgtgctctctctctctctctctccttggCCACCTCGCACTGCTGCTAGCGCTGACCTCTGCCTACTCCATGCTCACAAATGTGTCTGAGTTGCCTTGCTGCACCGCCAGGATCAGCTCCACAAAGAGGGATCTCTTGAAGATGTCACTCagctgcagcttgcagaagCGTGTGGAGGGCAGCACTGTTAGCTTGCACGTGGACGCCTGAGGTATAGCATTGCAGGCTGCTGTCATCAGCCCCTGGAGCCAGAAGGCGGTTTTCTGCACGTCGAGGTACGAGCCGCTGCAGAGGGTTTGCAGGAGGCTGGCTTCCTGACTGCTCATCAGCTCATCCTCAGGGTggtggaggaagcagagcatgtCCCCCAGCTGCCGCTCCCTGGTGCACATGCACTCCAGTTCCACACGCAGGCAGGAGTTCCTGAGCGGCATGTCCCCTTCGGTGCCCAGCTCGAGGTGGAAGGAGTGCCCAGCGGGTGGCTTCAGGGGCACAAGCAGGCGATAGACAAGGTCTTCTGCACGACCATTCCAGCCTTTCAGGAAGCCACCCACCCCGACAGCTGGCTGTAGTCGTGGCGTGAAGCCATTGCCGCACAGGATTCGGCAGACCCCGAGAAGGTCGTTCACGAGCTCTTCCACCATCGTGCACTCTCGTTGCCTCTTCCGCAGTGGCCACGATGTGCACTCATGCAGAAacctgtccatgtgcaatgggtcgtccccctcttcttccttctcctcctcctcctcaaggcTTGTGGAGCTGccatgcttgctgctgcttcctggctCACGGCTCCTCTTCCAGGGCCGCCAGCAGAGCcaaaagagcaggagcaggcctccagcaaaggcccagaactgccactgctgcaagGAAGCAAGGAGCAGGGCTCCCCTGGTCACCCAGCTCGACTCCTGGGGTTTCAGCTGCATCTCTTCAAGCAGCCGAGCCAtatcctggagcagcagctccagacgCTCTTGCTCGTGCTGGCACCTGGCCTCGTCCGGACCATGCCCGACCTGCAGTGGCACGTGCATGATGCCCATCACAATGAAGGTGAACCATGTCACCAGAGCCAtggcctgcaggagaggggagagaagggagctgagtggggctgggcagggggagcaggagccacagggacatgggggcaggcaggagagggggcgaggcagctgggaggcagcaaggcctgtgcccagccccagcgctggcagcaccgtgccctgcccacagctctCCCGCGAGTGCCAGAGCCTCGCCACAGGGTcagacccccctccccgggggcccGCGGTCCGGCTCCGGCCCTCGTCCAGCCCACGCCAACCTCCCCGCCGCGTGTGCACTCACCGCTGCCCCAAGCCGTActggggcagcgctgcctgccggTGCCCCTGATAACCACTGCCACCGTGACACGTCCCCTGTGCTGTCACAGGCGCCAGAGCGCATCACAGGCACACCCCTCCCACGCCCCGCCCGACCACGCCTCTCCCCCCCTTTCTGCTCCATTTACTTTCCTTCTCCCGCCTCTGGTTCCTTTTTGCctcacctcttttcttctcccttttctcctgcctcttctttaTCCTCTTCCAGTCCATCTCCCTTTGGCcttcctttgcttccctttttcctctctactctgccccactcccgccttttcttctttctctcctgatcTTCTCCTCTGAAGAGCCCACAGCGGACCAGGGTCCTGACGTGAGccaaagcaggagcaggggcaggtctTCTTGTGGCAAGAGCTGTGGCCCACGGGGGAGCTGCGCTGGAGCAGCTCTAGACGAACTGCGGCTCTTGGCAAGGGCCCATGGGAAGGATGACTATTAGGAATTGGCTGCAACCCCTATTCCCCATGCCCTGTGCCCCTCGCGGGTGAGGAGGTAAAGGAGGTGGGAGTGAAGGAGTGAGGttgtgcctgggaagaaggcGTGGCGGGTTGGGGGCAGGTGCTTTTACTTGTGACTTTGCTGCTCACCATCCTACTCCATTTCAGAAtggcaataaatgaaattccttttccccgggtcgagtctgttttgcctctgGTGCTAATAGGTATGgcaatctccctgtccttatgtCGACCCGCGAGCTTTTtcgtctccttttctccccctctcctgctgaggaggggcaaTGGGAGAGCGGCttgctgggcacctggcagccagccgaGGTTAACCCACCACATCAGCAGAGGTTGGGCACCTGCCGCCTCCcggctctctgcagcctggtgtAAGCCAGGCACCTTCTTGCCACCCTGCTACGCTCACGTCCCCAGACAGTTAATGGCTGCCGCATCCAGCCCCcgttcttccttctctcagcgtatttacaggcagcttttcaaaaccagaaagatttaTTGGTATCTTTGCCCGGGGTAAGTGTCCCGGAGGGAACGGTCTCTGGTGAAGAGGGTGGGCGGCCGTTGCCCAGGTGGTAACGCAGCCTCTGTCACAAGCCTCCTTGCAGCGAGAGGCCTCTTTGGCCACCTCGCGCTCTCTCTTTGGcgtgctctctctctctctctctctcctcggCCACCTCGCACTGCTGCTAGCGCTGACCTCTGCCTACTCCATGCTCACAAATGTGTCTGAGTTGCCTTGCTGCACCGCCAGGATCAGCTCCACAAAGAGGGATCTCTTGAAGATGTCACTCagctgcagcttgcagaagCGTGTGGAGGGCAGCACTGTTAGCTTGCACGTGGACGCCTGAGGTATAGCATTGCAGGCTGCTGTCATCAGCCCCTGGAGCCAGAAGGCGGTTTTCTGCACGTCGAGGTACGAGCCGGTGCAGAGGGTTTGCAGGAGGCTGGCTTCCTGACTGCTCATCAGCTCATCTTCAGGGTggtggaggaagcagagcatgtCCCCCAGCTGCCGCTCCCTGGTGCACATGCACTCCAGTTCCACACGCAGGCAGGAGTTCCTGAGCGGCATGTCCCCTTCGGTGCCCAGCTCGAGGTGGAAGGAGTGCCCAGCGGGTGGCTTCAGGGGCACAAGCAGGCGATAGACAAGGTCTTCTGCACGACCATTCCAGCCTTTCAGGAAGCCACCCACCCCGACAGCTGGCTGCAGTCGTGGCGTGAAGCCATTGCCGCACAGGATTCGGCAGACCCCGAGAAGGTCGTTCACGAGCTCTTCCACCATCGTGCACTCTCGTTGCCTCTTCCGCAGTGGCCACGATGTGCACTCATGCAGAAacctgtccatgtgcaatgggtcgtccccctcttcttccttctcctcctcctcctcaaggcTTGTGGAGCTGccatgcttgctgctgcttcctggctCACGGCTCCTCTTCCAGGGCCGCCAGCAGAGCcaaaagagcaggagcaggcctccagcaaaggcccagaactgccactgctgcaagGAAGCAAGGAGCAGGGCTCCCCTGGTCACCCAGCTCGACTCCTGGGGTTTCAGCTGCATCTCTTCAAGCAGCCGAGCCAtatcctggagcagcagctccagacgCTCTTGCTCGTGCTGGCACCTGGCCTCGTCCGGACCATGCCCGACCTGCAGTGGCACGTGCATGATGCCCATCACAATGAAGGTGAACCATGTCACCAGAGCCAtggcctgcaggagaggggagagaagggagctgagtggggctgggcagggggagcaggagccacagggacatgggggcaggcaggagagggggcgaggcagctgggaggcagcaaggcctgtgcccagccccagcgctggcagcaccgtgccctgcccacagctctCCCGCGAGTGCCAGAGCCTCGCCACAGGGTcagacccccctccccgggggcccGCGGTCCGGCTCCGGCCCTCGTCCAGCCCACGCCAACCTCCCCGCCGCGTGTGCACTCACCGCTGCCCCAAGCCGTActggggcagcgctgcctgccggTGACCCTGATAACCACTGCCACTGTGACCCGTCCCCTGTGCTGTCACAGGCGCCAGAGCGCATCACAGGCACACCCCTCCCACGCCCCGCCCGACCACGCCTCTCCCCCCCTTTCTGCTCCATTTactttccttctcccacctcTGGTTCCTTTTTGCctcacctcttttcttctcccttttctcctgcctcttctttaTCCTCTTCCAGTCCATCTCCCTTTGGCcttcctttgcttccctttttcctctctactctgccccactcccgccttttcttctttctctcctgatcTTCTCCTCTGAAGAGCCCACAGTGGACCAGGGTCCTGACGTGAGccaaagcaggagcaggggcaggtctTCTTGTGGCAAGAGCTGTGGCCCACGGGGGAGCTGCGCTGGAGCAGCTCTAGACGAACTGCGGCTCTTGGCAAGGGCCCATGGGAAGGACGACTATTAGGAATTGGCCGCAACCCCTATTCCCCATGCCCTGTGCCCCTCGCGGGTGAGGAGGTAAAGGAGGTGGGAGTGAAGGAGTGAGGttgtgcctgggaagaaggcGTGGCGGGTTGGGGGCAGGTGCTTTTACTTGTGACTTTGCTGCTCACCATCCTACTCCATTTCAGAAtggcaataaatgaaattccttttccccgggtcgagtctgttttgcctctgGTGCTAATAGGTATGgcaatctccctgtccttatgtCGACCCGCGAGCTTTTtcgtctccttttctccccctctcctgctgaggaggggcaaTGGGAGAGCGGCttgctgggcacctggcagccagccg from Phalacrocorax aristotelis chromosome 9, bGulAri2.1, whole genome shotgun sequence includes the following:
- the LOC142062255 gene encoding inositol 1,4,5-trisphosphate receptor-interacting protein-like 1, producing MALVTWFTFIVMGIMHVPLQVGHGPDEARCQHEQERLELLLQDMARLLEEMQLKPQESSWVTRGALLLASLQQWQFWAFAGGLLLLFWLCWRPWKRSREPGSSSKHGSSTSLEEEEEKEEEGDDPLHMDRFLHECTSWPLRKRQRECTMVEELVNDLLGVCRILCGNGFTPRLQPAVGVGGFLKGWNGRAEDLVYRLLVPLKPPAGHSFHLELGTEGDMPLRNSCLRVELECMCTRERQLGDMLCFLHHPEDELMSSQEASLLQTLCSGSYLDVQKTAFWLQGLMTAACNAIPQASTCKLTVLPSTRFCKLQLSDIFKRSLFVELILAVQQGNSDTFVSME
- the LOC142062256 gene encoding inositol 1,4,5-trisphosphate receptor-interacting protein-like 1 codes for the protein MALVTWFTFIVMGIMHVPLQVGHGPDEARCQHEQERLELLLQDMARLLEEMQLKPQESSWVTRGALLLASLQQWQFWAFAGGLLLLFWLCWRPWKRSREPGSSSKHGSSTSLEEEEEKEEEGDDPLHMDRFLHECTSWPLRKRQRECTMVEELVNDLLGVCRILCGNGFTPRLQPAVGVGGFLKGWNGRAEDLVYRLLVPLKPPAGHSFHLELGTEGDMPLRNSCLRVELECMCTRERQLGDMLCFLHHPEDELMSSQEASLLQTLCTGSYLDVQKTAFWLQGLMTAACNAIPQASTCKLTVLPSTRFCKLQLSDIFKRSLFVELILAVQQGNSDTFVSME